AGGGATCCAATTCGATTGCTTCGTAAATTTCAGATGCAAGTCTCCTGTCAGGGAGTTCATCAAGATGCTTAAGTGTGCGCTTCTTTGGGTATCCCATCTGCTGCAGGAGATTGGATGTCACAAGAGTAGGTGGGAGCTGGTAGATGTCAGAGATTTCCATTATAGTCTTGCCGTTTTTCCAGAGACGCAGGTTTCTTTCAGTATGCTTCTCCATGTTGTGAAAGTTCTTCTTCACATGATCGACTATTTTCTGATTAAGAATTGTCCCTATAACGCCTCTTGGCTGGCCAAATTTAAGTGAGAGATTTTCAATATCATCAATAGCATTAACGGACTCACTTATCTGGTCATATGTTTTTTTATCCATTGAATTCCCCGGCAATTGGACACAAATTACATTTTTTCTTAACGCAATATTTCTTTGCGTATTCCACTATGAGTGCGTGGTATTCCATATACATATCGACATCATCAGGAAGATTGTTCTCAAACAAATCCTGTAATTGATAATAATTTCCTTCGATGCCAACGCATTTCATTATTCTTTTGGTATAAGCATCTATAACAAACTTTTGTTTTTTTGCAGCATAGAGCACAATGCTGTCTGCGGTTTCGGGACCTACTCCATCAAGTGCCAGCAAAGTACTGCGCAGATCACCAAGAGGAAGGGAGAACAGTTCTTCCATTCTGTTATCAGAAAAAAAGATGGCCAGATTTTTTAATCTTTTTGCTTTCTGCCGGTAAAAACCTGTACAATAAACCAGTTTTTCCAGCAATTCAATTTCTGATGATGCGATACTTTCAGCATCCATCAGATTTCTTTCCTTAAGATTCCTGATGGCTTCTTCTACATTTTCCCATCTGGTTTGCTGGGTAAGGAGTGCACCAACGATTATTTCAAAAGGGGTGTCAGCAGGCCACCAGTTCTGTTTTCCGAATTCATTCAGGAGCTAGTTATAGATTCCTGGAACAAGAATCTTTTCAGGTTTTTTCTCCTTCATCAGACCAGAACTCCTCTTCATAGTCCTTTGGGAGGTTGTCCATTAGTGAATCAAGTTTTGATGGCTTCTTTTCCTCAGTAATATCCTGAAGCTCTTCCTCATTGTCAGGTTGGGGGCTGCTCTCAATAGTTTCTTCCACGGTTTCAGTATATACTTCCACTTGTTCCTCGGGGATTGATTCACGGACAACTTCAACCTCTGGTGCCACTATTTTTTCCTGACGGGTAACGGGCTTTGGAGACTCTTCAACTTCCTCTTTCCTTGCGTGTGTGTGTGTCCTGCGTAACCTGACATCCCGTGCGTATGTATCCTCAACAATTTGGGAAGAACCTTTTGTTTTGTGAGTATAGCGATATCCGATGGAACAGTTTTCTTCTCCGGTTCTCCAGTCTATATGGAACAGGTGGCAATCCTTGCCTCTGCATCCATTTGAGCTGTCAAGGGGGCAATTTTGTGGAAGGGGCATTGAGGTCAGTCTCCTTTTAGAGTTCTTTTATTGCATCTGCAATTAGCGGCGCAACAGTAATTTTGCTCTGTGCTTTTTCAAGGGTGTCGCTTGAAATAATCTCTGTAACTCCTGCGTTATAAAGTCTTACGACGGCATTCCTTGCAAGGACCGGATGTACACATGCAACATATACTTCTGCAGCTCCCTGTTCCTTAAGCATGCGAATGGATTCTGCCATTGTTCCGCCGGTTGCAATCATGTCATCAAGGATGATTACTTCCTTGCCTACAACATCGATTTCCTTGTCTTTTATGGTTACACTGTCCCCGCTATGCCTTGTTTTCTCAAAGTAGTCGTAAGGGATTCCCACGTCTGAAGATGCGCTTTTTGCAAGTTCCAATGCTCCTGCATCGGGGGAGATAATAAGCGGGTCCTTCAGGTTCAGCGAACGGATGTAATTTCCGAATAAATGTGATGCGTCCAGATCAAAGGAATCGGCATTAAAGTGTTCAAGAACAGTTTTCTCGTGGATGTTTACAGTAAAAACCCTGTCCGCATTGATTGTGCGGGCAATTGCACGTGCACTGACCGGCTCACCGGCTTTGAAAACCTTGTCCTGTCGCGCATATCCCATATAGGGAATCACTACATTGATTTTTGGCGCATTCTCGCATGCATCGATGAGCTGGAGAAGTGCTATCAGGTCGCTATCCTGTGGTGTGCTCTGGATAATCGTTACATCATCGATCCCATCGTCAAGAATACGTGTATAGTATTCACCGTCAGGAAATTGTTTGTATTCGCAGATTGTAGGCTGGATTCCAAGTTGCTGGGCAACTCTTGAAGCGAGTAATTGTGATGCTGGTCCGGCTATTATTTTCACAACATTCCCTCTCTTAGGAGTTATGGTAAGATTTGGTTAGAAATGTGTTTGTGACTTATAAGGGATTGGGTTATTCAAGTTCTTCCTTCACTTTTTCAAGTACTTTGATATCACTAATGGAAGTCACAGGATAGTTCCCGGTTTCATCCTTTTCAATGGCTTTAACCATGTCCCATATTGTAAGAAGTGCACAGCTAACTCCGGTTATAGCTTCCATCTCAACCCCGGTTTTCCCGATGGATTTCACGGTAGCTTCCGCTGTAATCCCGTCGTCGTCAATTTTAAAATCCATTTCAATTCCGTCAATGGGAAGTGGATGGCACAGGGGAATTAATTCCGGTGTTTTCTTAATTGCCATGATGCCAGCTACACGGGCGGTTGCCAGAACGTTACCCTTTTCCACTTCACCTTCCCGAATTCGGGTTAAACTGTCTTCAGATAAAAAGATTTTACCGGAGGCAGTTGCCCTGCGGTAAGCTCTTCCCTTTTCGGCAATATCCACCATCTGGGCACGGCCGTTTTTGATATGGGTAAAATCTTTCAACAAATCACCTTAAATAGTCAATATACTCAGTCGATTCGAAGGTTCTGCCTTTGCTCGTAATCTTTTAGTGTCGCATCAAGTGCTTCAATCAAATCGCGTGCTTCGGTTACATTAAGCTTTATGATTTCCTCGCCTTCGGCATGGTTAATGATTACTCTAAGGCGATGCCTTTCGATATCCACTGATATTTTCCTGTCTTTTTCAGTCATGTTTTGTACCTCTCCCCATTATTGCTTTTGGGATTTTTTCAATTATGTCCGTAGCAACAAGGCCGTAGCCCTTTTCCACAAATGCAAGATCTCCGGCAGCACCGTTGATAAAAGCTCCGTTGCCTGCCGCGTCAATTGCATCGTAAAGTGCAAATAATGCTCCCACAATTCCTGCGAGGACGTCCCCCGTCCCACCGACTGTCATGCCGGGATTGCCGGTCTTGTTTATCCTGTATTGTTTTCCATCTGAAATAATGTCTGAACTGCCCTTTAAGAGCGTTGTAACATTTTCCCGGATGGAAAACTCGTTTACAAAATCTATCTTTTTCTCGAGGGTTTCAGGAATAGTACCTGCAAGTTTTCGGAATTCACCGGCATGCGGTGTGAGTATCATGTAGTCTAATGATGCTGGAAGTTCAAGGTCATACAACGCATCTGCATCAAGCACAAGTTTCCTGCATAGCGGGATAATCTGCTTTACGGCTTCAAGTGTTCGTTTTTCCCTGCCCAATCCCATTCCCATTACAGTAACATCATGTGCTGAAATCAGCTCTTCAAGTATAGGAATGTCTTCCGGGCACAGCCTGTCTGCGGTCAATTCCCTCACGATTAGATTGGGGGAAAAAGAAGCAATTGTTTTTGCAACACTCGCTGGTGCTGCAACAGTAACAATGTCTGCTCCGGTTCGAAGAGCTGCCATAGCTGCGAGTGCCGGAGCACCGGAATATGCACCTCCTCCAATTATCAGGATTCGTCCTGAATCGCCTTTGTGACTTGTTGATTTTCGATTAGCAATAAGTTTAAGGTCACCTCTTCCGACGTCGGATTCCGCATCCATGCAAACGCCTATCGGGATTACTTTAACTTCTCCTGTGAAGTCTTTTGCATCCGGATTTTCAAGTCCGGTTTTCATTCGATGGAATGTAAGTGTAGTATCGGCTTTTACAGCCTTGCCGGAAACGTTGCCACTGTCAGGATCAACTCCGGATGGAGTATCAACTGCTATTACTTTTGCATTGCTGGAATTAATGAGATCTATAAGGGTTGATTCAGGTTCACGGATGTTTCCTTTTACGCCGGTGCCAAGAAGGGCATCAATTATAACATCTGCGTCACCAAACCAATCAAATATTGCAGGTGAGTTATCAAAAACACGGATTTCTCCAATGTCACAGTGCTTAAGCAAATTGAAATTTGCTCTGGCATCTTCTGTGCGGATAGTATCGGGCTTTCCCGTCAGGATTATCTTGACTTTCAGATTTTGGTATGCGGAGAGGTGTCTTGCTGCCACAAACCCGTCACCCCCATTGTTTCCTCTTCCTGCGACAATAAGCACTTCTCCGTCGCTGACAACATCAGCAGCTTCCCTTGCAATGGCTGCACCTGCATTTTCCATTAGCTGGATGCCTTTTAATCCGAGGTATGAACAGTTAGCATCGATTGCGTTCATTCGGGAAGATGTTATAGAATCCATGATATCCCTGTATTCATCTTCTGTTGCTATTATTATTTATTGTTTGATGTGGATCTCTTCAAATACTTTCTCCAAAATCTCTTAATATCAGATAGTATTTCTATTGTAACAGGGAGGTGTGGTTATACCCACCGGATCAAAAGATTCAGAAGCTCCTGAAAAGACACGTTTTAAACCCGTTTATCTTATCCTTGGAAGCGGAAGCATAGGATTTGCAATTGCTAAAGAGCTCAGGGAAATGGGAAAAGATCTCATTATTGTTGATCGTGATTCCCAAAAGGTAGAGACCCTTCGTGAAGAAGCCTATGAAGCAACCGAAGGCGATATTGCTGAACTAAAAACGCTGAAACAATTTGTTGGCAAGAAACTCAGTGGTGTCCTTGTAGTCAGTTCTGATAATGAAGCTAACAAAAAGGCAATAAAGAATGTCCGGGAACTTTTCGAGCCGGATACTTATTGTGTAGCTCGTTCATCAGATGTTATAAACAAGCAAGAAATGGAAGAGATGGGTGCAAATTTTGTATTCATGCCTTCCAAGATTGTTGCAAAATCAATTTCAAGATCCCTTGGAAGAGCTGAATCAATGATGCTTGGAAACAAGCTTTCAGAGTGGTTCAAGAAACTTGCCAACAGGACTCTTGGAATTGTTATTCACGATAATCCGGATCCGGATGCGATGGCAAGTGCTCTTGCCCTGCAAAAAATTGCAGATCATCATGAAGTGAGATCCAAGATTTTATACCATGGTGAAATTGGTCATCAGGAAAACAAGGCATTTGTAAACCTGTTAGGTATTGATCTCAACAGGATGGAAGATCATGACGTCGAGAAATTCGATGAAATTGCCCTTGTGGATTGCGCTGTACCAGGTGCAAATAATATTCTTGAAGAAGGCCAGCATATTGGTCTGATATTCGATCATCATCCCGTTAGTGAAGTTGAAGTTAATGCTGATTTTATTGATGTTCGTCCGAATGTGGGCGCCACGTCAACTATCATGACAAAGTACCTGCAGGAACTCAATATTGAAATAGATGATGTGCTTTCCACTGCTCTTCTTTATGGCATCAGGACTGACACCATGGATTTCAAGAGGAATACCGAATCAGCTGACTTATCGGCTGCGTCTTTCCTGTATCCTCTGGCAGATCACGAGGTGCTTGAGCAGCTTGAAAGACCATCAATGTCCATTGAAACCCTTGATGTTTTAGGGGAGGCAATTAATAACCGCCAGGTTGTCGGAAGCTATCTCCTTTCAAATGTGGGAACTATAAGGGACAGGGATACCCTTCCCCAGGCAGCGGATTACCTGCTGAATCTGGAAGGTGTTTTTACGACCATTGTTTTTGGTGTCACAGAGGAGCGGATTTTTATATCCGGCAGAAGCAATGACATTCGCATAAACCTTGGTGAAATCCTGAAGACGGCATTTGGTGAAGGTTCTGCAGGTGGTCACAATACAGCGGCAGCAGCCCAGATATCACTTGGTGTTTTCAGTGATATAAAAGACCGCCAGACTCTCCTGCGTCTTGTGGATGAAGCTGTGGTCAAAAAATTCCTGAATGCAGTTGGTGTAGAGGAAGTGGATGAGTAAATCCACGTCTTCGACTCTTTTTTCCCCGATTTACAAAGAGCTGGAAATAGTTGAAAATCTCGATATTGATTCAATTGCCAGCCAAATCGAATCCATCGGGTTTAAATGCACACGTTGCGGGAAATGCTGCCGGGGAAGTTTCGGAGACAATTCAGTTCTCCTGAATTCCGAAGATCTGGATGTCCTTGAAAAGGATTCCTTGAAAGCTGATTTTGTAATCCCGATGATCGATTTTTCTGATATGAATGGCTATCAACTAGTCGATGAAGATGGCTTTGTTCATACATTTGGATGGATGCTGAAAAGAAAGCAAAATATGGATTGTATTTTTCTTGAAAAGGATTACAGATGCCGAATATATGATTCCCGGCCGTATCTTTGCCGTACCTATCCTTTTTTCCTGAATGAAGGTACTCTGGAAGTATGTGAGTGCGAAGGTCTTGGAAAATCCATCTCCTCGGAAGCGGCAAAGGAACTGGCTACTCTTATTGTTCACAGGAAATCCGTGGAATTGAAGGATACAATCACAATCTATGAGAAATTTCTTGAATCCGGTATTACTCTTGAAGAAAAAGATTCAGTTGCGTTATCTGAAATCTTCCGGATAATTGTACATGATACGAAAGGGATTTCAGAGTTTATGAGTGACAGGTTATAGGCTCATTTTGTCAGCGATTGATTTATTTATGAAAGGTGCATTAAACCTCCCTGATTGCCATGTCCGATAATCCAATGACTATTGCAGAAAAAATCTTTTCAAAAGCTTCCGGCAAAGATGTTAAGGCAGGTGAGTTTGTTCTTGCAGACATCGATCTTGCCATGACTCACGATATCACAGGGCCTCTGGCTGTTGATGGCTTTTATGAAATCATGAGGGATAAGGAAGAGAAGAAAGTATGGGATCCTTCAAAAATTGTAATTATCTTTGATCACCAGGTCCCTGCGGATTCCCTGAATGCAGCAGCAAACCATATCAAACTCAGGAAGTTTGCTTCCGAGCAGGGTATCAAAAACTATGATATTTACGAAGGCGTCTGCCATCAGGTTATTCCTGAAATGGGTCACGTAAAACCCGGTGACCTCGTGGTAGGTTCCGATTCACACACATGCGCTTACGGTTCACTTGGTGCATTTTCAACAGGTGTCGGTTCAACTGATATGGCCGCAGTTCTGGCATCAGGAAAACTCTGGTTTAAGGTTCCTCAAACCATTCGCTTTGAAGTCAGCGGAAAACTGCAGGATCGTGTATATTCCAAGGATCTGATTCTCCATCTCATCGGTGATGTGGGTGCAGAAGGTGCCAGATATATGGCAGCCGAGTATGCAGGACCAACAGTCCAAGCCCTTGGCATTTCCGAAAGGATGACCATGTCCAACATGGCTATTGAAATGGGTGGAAAGGCAGGTATCATTGAACAGGATGAAACTACTGAAAAATATCTTCAGGAAAGGATTCCCGGATTTGAACTTGATCCTCAATGGAAGTCCGATGAAGGCGCATCTTACTATGATATTCGCCAGTATGATGTTTCCGATCTTGAACCACAGGTTGCATGCCCACACAATGTTGATAACGTGAAACCAATTTCTGAAGTGGAAGGCACAAAAGTTGATCAGGTATTTGTAGGTTCATGTACCAACGGTCGCTTTGAGGATATTGAGATTCTTGCACAGCTCATGGGTGACGAACCGGTTGCTCCGGGCGTAAGGCTGCTTGTAATTCCGGCTTCAAGGACTGAATACATGAAAGCTCTGGATGCAGGCTATGTAAAACAGCTTATGGATGCAGGTGCAATTGTGGAATCTGCATGCTGTGGTCCATGTATGGGTGGTTCTTTCGGCCTTCTGGGAGACGGTGAAGTAGGTCTTGCAACGTCCAACCGTAACTTCCGTGGAAGGGAAGGAAGCCCTGAGTCATTTGTATATCTCGGGTCACCTGCAACAGCGGCAGCAGCTGCCCTTTATGGTGAAATAACTGATCCAAGAAAAATATAAAGTGACCACAAAGCATATATTTAGCTTTGTTTATCTCATGATCAGACGTTGGCTAGAAAGCTAAGGGTCTACCGTCATATTGGTTTTCTGTCAACGTCAATATAGTTATTTTTCAAACAGGTGTCGGATTATATCTCTGGCACTGAGTATTCCGACCGGTCTGTAAGATGCTCCCACGCTTTCCTCAGACATGACTATGAGTCTATGAACATGCTTTTCAGCCATTATTGTTGCTGCTTCCTTAACGGTCATACTGGGTCTCAGAGTTTCTACACTTGGGGACATAATATCCTCAACTGAATCAATTTCCCAGTTTTTCTTTTGGATATGCTCCAGAATATCCATATCAGAGACGACCCCGAATGTTTCTCCGGATTCATCAACGGCAACTACAGCTGAGACATTGTTTTTTGCCATTGTTTCTGCCATTTCTGCGGCATTTATTTCGAATGGCACTGTGACTACTCCCCTGGTCATTATGTCTTTTACCTGTGTATCCTCACCTATCATGATTTTTCACTCCGCGAGAAAGCTAACACTCTTGTGTCAATAGTTCCCGGAAAAACATTTGTCTCCGATTCTATATATAAGACTTGTAAAAGGGAAAACAATAAGATGCATGGTGTCATTAGCCACACTAAGTCTAAGGGAGAAATCTTTATGGAAAACAAGTTATCTGTGCTGGAAGACGTTTATGCTGTAATAGAAGATAGAAAAGCAAATCCCATTGAAGGTTCTTATGTCTGCTCATTGTTCCAGCACCGTAAAGGCATGGATAAAATCCTGGAAAAGGTTGGTGAAGAAGCCTTTGAAACTGTCCTGGCTGTGAAAAATGGTGAAAAGGACAGGATCATTTCCGAAACAAGCGACCTTCTCTTCCATTTACTTGTAATGCTTTCAGCAAATGATATTCCCCTTGAGGAGATTGCTGAGGAATTTAAGGGGCGTCGTCACTAATCAATAGACTACCAGCTCATGAAGTACATCTGTCCTTGAAAGCAGTCCCTTTGGAACTCCGTCAATTGTGACCACGAGCCTGCCAATCTCATGTTCATTGAACATTTTGACAGCATCAACAAGTGAAGCTTCCCCATCTATCATTATCAGATCTGCAGACATTATGTCTTTCACTTTGAGGCCCACTTCCCCGCCAGCAAGGGCTTCCCCGATATCTGTAAAGGTAACAATACCGACTATTTTCCCGCCGTCTTCCACAGTTGCACCGTGGATATTGTTATGAACAAGTACTTTTGCAGCTTCCTGTATTGATGAATTAAGGTTTACAGTAACTGGTTTGTGTGTAATGTACTGTTTGACGGATTTTTTTGGCAGGGATACCATTTCCGTAATTGAGAATAAAAGTGAGTTTTCGGTGTCATCCCTTCCGACAATATCTCCCCTGACAATCAAACGGTTTACCGGTGTAGGGCCGACCTGCACCTGATCCCCGCTCTGGAAATCACGAATGTTTCCAATGACTCTGATTTTACCGCTGCACATTTCGGGATGTCTTACAGTTGTGAAACTGATTTCAGAGGCGGTTGTGCCTTTTACAATATCACCATTGAGGTAGAGGGGAACAACAGCTTCATGATCCATTGCAGTTACGCTGAGAGCTTCATATGCATCCCCGGTAGCCCTGTAACCACCCTTTGGTCCGGGCACCCCTTCCACCAATCCAAGCATTTTCAGGGATTGCATCTGGTTTCGGACGGTACCAGGATTCCTGTCAATGAGCTCTGCTATTTCTTCACCCTTCACTGCCCCGTCTTTTTGCCTCTGTATATTAATGACAGCAATCAGTATTTCCTTTTGGATTGGCGTAAGTTCCATTCAATCACCCTATTCTTATCTGGAAATGTTCAGTAGTACTGGTATAAGTAATTAGCTCTGGCAATAATAATATATATCTTATCATGTTTTGCATGTTCGGAAGGTTACAATATCATGATCTTTGAGAAAATAAATACTGTTCCTACATCTGATGAATTAGTTGATAAGGCTTTCAGGAGGGGAACCCGTGCAATGGCAGGGAAAGATTTGCGTGGTCGTGAGGCACTCCTGAAGGCAAACGAGTCCATGATGCTGACCGCAGCAAACATTCTTTCCGATAATCTTGGAAATATCGTAAGACGTTTTCCAAGTTTTGAACACCTTCCACCTTTCTATTATGATATGGTAGATATCATAGCGGACGTTGACGATCTCAGGCAGGCGCTTTCCAGGATTGGGTGGGCTTCATCCAAAATCCATGAAATATCCCGCCAGTACGTGCAAAAGATCCGTAAAAGCGAATCCCCTCAGCAGGTTCGTAAACAGGCTTTTGGCAGAATGGCTTCAATCATGGCTTCAATTGAAGATGATCTCCTCTATCTAAATGTG
The DNA window shown above is from Methanohalophilus levihalophilus and carries:
- a CDS encoding endonuclease III domain-containing protein; this encodes MIVGALLTQQTRWENVEEAIRNLKERNLMDAESIASSEIELLEKLVYCTGFYRQKAKRLKNLAIFFSDNRMEELFSLPLGDLRSTLLALDGVGPETADSIVLYAAKKQKFVIDAYTKRIMKCVGIEGNYYQLQDLFENNLPDDVDMYMEYHALIVEYAKKYCVKKKCNLCPIAGEFNG
- a CDS encoding ribose-phosphate diphosphokinase translates to MKIIAGPASQLLASRVAQQLGIQPTICEYKQFPDGEYYTRILDDGIDDVTIIQSTPQDSDLIALLQLIDACENAPKINVVIPYMGYARQDKVFKAGEPVSARAIARTINADRVFTVNIHEKTVLEHFNADSFDLDASHLFGNYIRSLNLKDPLIISPDAGALELAKSASSDVGIPYDYFEKTRHSGDSVTIKDKEIDVVGKEVIILDDMIATGGTMAESIRMLKEQGAAEVYVACVHPVLARNAVVRLYNAGVTEIISSDTLEKAQSKITVAPLIADAIKEL
- the moaC gene encoding cyclic pyranopterin monophosphate synthase MoaC codes for the protein MKDFTHIKNGRAQMVDIAEKGRAYRRATASGKIFLSEDSLTRIREGEVEKGNVLATARVAGIMAIKKTPELIPLCHPLPIDGIEMDFKIDDDGITAEATVKSIGKTGVEMEAITGVSCALLTIWDMVKAIEKDETGNYPVTSISDIKVLEKVKEELE
- a CDS encoding NAD(P)H-hydrate dehydratase, giving the protein MDSITSSRMNAIDANCSYLGLKGIQLMENAGAAIAREAADVVSDGEVLIVAGRGNNGGDGFVAARHLSAYQNLKVKIILTGKPDTIRTEDARANFNLLKHCDIGEIRVFDNSPAIFDWFGDADVIIDALLGTGVKGNIREPESTLIDLINSSNAKVIAVDTPSGVDPDSGNVSGKAVKADTTLTFHRMKTGLENPDAKDFTGEVKVIPIGVCMDAESDVGRGDLKLIANRKSTSHKGDSGRILIIGGGAYSGAPALAAMAALRTGADIVTVAAPASVAKTIASFSPNLIVRELTADRLCPEDIPILEELISAHDVTVMGMGLGREKRTLEAVKQIIPLCRKLVLDADALYDLELPASLDYMILTPHAGEFRKLAGTIPETLEKKIDFVNEFSIRENVTTLLKGSSDIISDGKQYRINKTGNPGMTVGGTGDVLAGIVGALFALYDAIDAAGNGAFINGAAGDLAFVEKGYGLVATDIIEKIPKAIMGRGTKHD
- a CDS encoding DHH family phosphoesterase, which translates into the protein MPTGSKDSEAPEKTRFKPVYLILGSGSIGFAIAKELREMGKDLIIVDRDSQKVETLREEAYEATEGDIAELKTLKQFVGKKLSGVLVVSSDNEANKKAIKNVRELFEPDTYCVARSSDVINKQEMEEMGANFVFMPSKIVAKSISRSLGRAESMMLGNKLSEWFKKLANRTLGIVIHDNPDPDAMASALALQKIADHHEVRSKILYHGEIGHQENKAFVNLLGIDLNRMEDHDVEKFDEIALVDCAVPGANNILEEGQHIGLIFDHHPVSEVEVNADFIDVRPNVGATSTIMTKYLQELNIEIDDVLSTALLYGIRTDTMDFKRNTESADLSAASFLYPLADHEVLEQLERPSMSIETLDVLGEAINNRQVVGSYLLSNVGTIRDRDTLPQAADYLLNLEGVFTTIVFGVTEERIFISGRSNDIRINLGEILKTAFGEGSAGGHNTAAAAQISLGVFSDIKDRQTLLRLVDEAVVKKFLNAVGVEEVDE
- a CDS encoding YkgJ family cysteine cluster protein, with protein sequence MSKSTSSTLFSPIYKELEIVENLDIDSIASQIESIGFKCTRCGKCCRGSFGDNSVLLNSEDLDVLEKDSLKADFVIPMIDFSDMNGYQLVDEDGFVHTFGWMLKRKQNMDCIFLEKDYRCRIYDSRPYLCRTYPFFLNEGTLEVCECEGLGKSISSEAAKELATLIVHRKSVELKDTITIYEKFLESGITLEEKDSVALSEIFRIIVHDTKGISEFMSDRL
- a CDS encoding 3-isopropylmalate dehydratase large subunit, whose translation is MSDNPMTIAEKIFSKASGKDVKAGEFVLADIDLAMTHDITGPLAVDGFYEIMRDKEEKKVWDPSKIVIIFDHQVPADSLNAAANHIKLRKFASEQGIKNYDIYEGVCHQVIPEMGHVKPGDLVVGSDSHTCAYGSLGAFSTGVGSTDMAAVLASGKLWFKVPQTIRFEVSGKLQDRVYSKDLILHLIGDVGAEGARYMAAEYAGPTVQALGISERMTMSNMAIEMGGKAGIIEQDETTEKYLQERIPGFELDPQWKSDEGASYYDIRQYDVSDLEPQVACPHNVDNVKPISEVEGTKVDQVFVGSCTNGRFEDIEILAQLMGDEPVAPGVRLLVIPASRTEYMKALDAGYVKQLMDAGAIVESACCGPCMGGSFGLLGDGEVGLATSNRNFRGREGSPESFVYLGSPATAAAAALYGEITDPRKI
- a CDS encoding CBS domain-containing protein, with product MIGEDTQVKDIMTRGVVTVPFEINAAEMAETMAKNNVSAVVAVDESGETFGVVSDMDILEHIQKKNWEIDSVEDIMSPSVETLRPSMTVKEAATIMAEKHVHRLIVMSEESVGASYRPVGILSARDIIRHLFEK
- the hisE gene encoding phosphoribosyl-ATP diphosphatase, with product MENKLSVLEDVYAVIEDRKANPIEGSYVCSLFQHRKGMDKILEKVGEEAFETVLAVKNGEKDRIISETSDLLFHLLVMLSANDIPLEEIAEEFKGRRH
- a CDS encoding CBS domain-containing protein, which codes for MELTPIQKEILIAVINIQRQKDGAVKGEEIAELIDRNPGTVRNQMQSLKMLGLVEGVPGPKGGYRATGDAYEALSVTAMDHEAVVPLYLNGDIVKGTTASEISFTTVRHPEMCSGKIRVIGNIRDFQSGDQVQVGPTPVNRLIVRGDIVGRDDTENSLLFSITEMVSLPKKSVKQYITHKPVTVNLNSSIQEAAKVLVHNNIHGATVEDGGKIVGIVTFTDIGEALAGGEVGLKVKDIMSADLIMIDGEASLVDAVKMFNEHEIGRLVVTIDGVPKGLLSRTDVLHELVVY